In the genome of Oceanispirochaeta sp., the window ACTTTGAGGTGATCCTGCATGGCTTTTTGTATGATCAGGGCTGCCAGATCAATGCGTGAATGACCCAGAAGGATATGACGGCCCTTGCCGACGAGCCCATAATGCTTGAACAAGGCTTTCAGATCTTCCTTTTCCTCATCGGGAAGATCTGTGAAATTCAACCAGGGCGGATTCCCCAGGAGTATGTCCCATGATTCGGGTTCTACAGTCAGGAAATCCCTTTGACTCAGCATGTTCTGTGGAATTGTGAGGGAATAGGAGTTTTCAATCCTTTCCTTGAAGTTCAGGATAAACTCTTTTTCTTTTTCATAACCCTTGAGCCTGCCGAGCATGTCCCCTGTTATAGGGATCTTATTGTTTTGACAGGTCCTGATCAGGGCTTCCAGTAGTCTGCCGTTTCCGGCTGTCGGGTCCAGTACTGAGGCCCCGGAGGCCCACTTTCTATGGATGTTGTAGGTCTGAATCATGGTTTCGGCCATATCCAGGGGAGTAAAAAAAGCACCAATCTTTTTTTTATCAGTCCTGGTCAGTAGGAGGGGTCTGTTCATACTTTTTCAATAGCTCCTCGATATTTGTTTCATAAAAGCAAGTCGATAGTTCTGTTGAGATGGCCTCAATCAGGGGATCATTCGCAAATCCGGGTATAGGATTGCTGTAATGGCATAGTGCCTGGAGCAGGGCGGCGAGATCCTGACTCTTCAGGGGTTGGACAGGTACAAACCCTTTTCTCTTTTTATCGAGGATGACCTTATACAGGATTCTCTGTTCCAGGAGCGGCAGGAGTAAGTTTTCAGTATTCCTTTCGGGAAGATTCACGGCATTTGACAAAGCCGTCAAATCCGGAGGAGTCCGGGAGTCTTTGAAGGCCCGGATGATGATGGAATAGAGACGAAGGCTGTTGATCAGGGCTTCTCCCGGGGCGCTTGTTTTTAACCTCTTCATAGAGAAGTAAGAACGGTGCTGATGCACATAGGTCAATTCAGCGACGAGGAGCAGAATGATCCAGACCAGCAGCAGCCAGATCAGCATCAAAGGGACCATAAACAGAGACCCGTAAATGACGGATAAGCGGACCGACTGGGACGCCCAGAAACCAAACAAACGCTTGGACAGTTCCCAGAGGATGGATCCGGTGGCTGCCCCCAGGAGAGCACTCAGGGGATGAACCCGCCTGCCCGGGATAAGAGTCAGCAAAGCAAACTGTCCCAGAAATATAAAGAGGAAGGAGGCCATCCTTTTTTCAAAGATGGGATAGATCCAGGAGGAATCCATTTTTTGCAGAACCAGATTTATCATGTCTCCTGACAGGGTAATGCTGGCGCCGATGAACATTCCCGCAAAAATAATAACCGCCGTGTAAGTCATGATGCGCTGCAGCAGGTTCCGGTCTGTACTCACTCTGAATATATGATTGAGGGTGATTTCAATATTATTGAGTAGAGCCAGAACAGTCAGGATGAAGACAGGAGTTCCCAGAAGTCCCAGGCGTTTGCTGTTGTCTGCAAAGTCCAGGATGGCATTCTTGATGGGCTCCTGCATGACAGGCAGAAGGGTGTTGGCCAGAAACGTCTGCACCGATTCATCTGTCATGACAGGCCCGCCAAAACCTATGAGTATTGCCAGAAGGGGTACGATTGCCATGAGTGTGGAGTAGGCAAGACCTGCCGCTCTCTGAGGACCTGCATCGGCAAGAAAGCGAATGAGGATCTGCTCTAATAAGGTCATGAATCGTAGAAATCGGGTAATCATTTTTTTCATTGAGATATGTCGAAGATTATAGGGCAGGAATGTCATGTTCTCAAGACAGGAAAAAAAATTTCCGGTGATTCCCTGTCAGAGGAATCACCAATGGTTTTGAAAAGAATCAGGGAGGGGTTATTTCACCATTCAGGTCCCAGAGATCTTCCCAGGTCTGGCCGTCTTTCCACAGAAAAACCTGACCCTTGATGAGGCGGCAGTTCTTGTCAATCCTGGACAGCTCTTCCATCTCTTCGTCGGTCAGTAGATTTTCCACAGTCAATTTGATGTTGCTGAGGTATTCGTTTCTGTGTACTGAGAAGGGGATGGGTATCTGACCTCTCTGGACGGCCCATTTGAGGCAGACCACCGCAGGGTGGGCACCCAGACGGGCGGCAATTTTTTTAATAGCGGGATCTTCAATATCCACAGTATCGGTCTCAGATTTATCTCTGTCGGGCCTTGTGGGTGAACCGATGGGACAGAAACCTATGGGTACAATGTTGTTGGCTCGGACAAAAACAAACATTTCCTGCTGCTGGAAGTGGGGATGGAGTTCCATCTCGTTACAGGCCGGCTGTATTTTTGCATCCCTTAAAAC includes:
- a CDS encoding YihY/virulence factor BrkB family protein, with translation MKKMITRFLRFMTLLEQILIRFLADAGPQRAAGLAYSTLMAIVPLLAILIGFGGPVMTDESVQTFLANTLLPVMQEPIKNAILDFADNSKRLGLLGTPVFILTVLALLNNIEITLNHIFRVSTDRNLLQRIMTYTAVIIFAGMFIGASITLSGDMINLVLQKMDSSWIYPIFEKRMASFLFIFLGQFALLTLIPGRRVHPLSALLGAATGSILWELSKRLFGFWASQSVRLSVIYGSLFMVPLMLIWLLLVWIILLLVAELTYVHQHRSYFSMKRLKTSAPGEALINSLRLYSIIIRAFKDSRTPPDLTALSNAVNLPERNTENLLLPLLEQRILYKVILDKKRKGFVPVQPLKSQDLAALLQALCHYSNPIPGFANDPLIEAISTELSTCFYETNIEELLKKYEQTPPTDQD